In Cydia fagiglandana chromosome 16, ilCydFagi1.1, whole genome shotgun sequence, the following are encoded in one genomic region:
- the LOC134672139 gene encoding uncharacterized protein LOC134672139 encodes MISHFIMDSLSCDVYDLELIRLCEEIEENEDLCEAARLVSQLHREASSQIGRGVKRTAAVLETEEFLLKKNRPAAAEPVTSTSPEPVPDVIVSTNNNHEIECSVCNKFVSKRYFKNHLNSNLHKNNVLRADIEWVNVQLIENAFKNRVATYRILLNENVHQPFTPESILLGNKDKIFALLDRSLTDHHALKVNFILNADFTQESKQVNNTFDFQLCNNVVDVSSDKDEIFESVVKDILTKLFNFERKDSGWSLVKFNYLDVNVNKFNPLRGSSYIELPRDIQNRKAVINVKNSDHECFRWAVLSGLYPPTSHRSNTTKSYIAHKNKLNFGNLTFPLKVGDIQKFEKMNDISINVFGLEYNSKSKIHDVVGPLHLTKCKKATHLNLLYISKDSKGHYCYIKNLSRLVSKQLSNTQHAAHICDGCLSNFTTRDNLMNHQRNDCFHVCTHLPSEQDKKKNWFNENVSSNILTFDNYERKLRVPFVIYADFEAFLNPIQTGKINPTTSSTTNIQKHEVYSFGYYIKCSYNDKLSVYRTYKGKNCTQEFMKYMEQDLKAICRRNTFVKTPLPLSNANNVHISQSSTCYICDKNLNEDSVISYNYHTGLYEGVAHKFCSEKYRAPNFVPVFFHNLCNYDSHFIVHGLGLMEGDIELIPENKEKYISFSKNLQINNRTVKLRFVDSLKFMSSSLDKLAKNLLPEQFHELKLNFSCEEDFKRLLRKGVYPYEHMSSYDSLNLTALPSKDDFFSSLSDSHISEEDYDHAKDVWSHFQCKNMGDYSDLYLKTDVLLLTDIFENFRNLCLKTYGLDPAHYYTAPGLSWDAMLRTTKIKLELLTDIDKIAFIAKNIRGGISQCSNRYAKANNIFLSDYNQNIPSSFLMYFDANNLYGWAMSQCLPTGKFEWVNTDTDFNISDDADHGLILEVDLEYPNELHDSHSDLPFCPENVCLGNSKEKKLIPNLNKKTNYVIHYRNLKQCLKNGLKLSKIHRILKFQQSMWLKSYIDLNTHMRSQASSDFEKDFFKLMNNSVFGKTMENVAKRVNVKLLNNWENRGKTQGVQSLIAKPEFHSLSIFSENLVAVQLNKTRIFYNKPIYLGFCVLDISKTLMYDFHYSYMKTKYPDNLKLLYTDTDSLVYQIFTENYYADIKSDLNLYFDTSDYPPNNKYDLPLINKKRLGFFKDENNGRILKEFVGLRSKMYTLDVEKYDENDEKTEKYGVLSKAKGVNKCVTKKFTLDNYKTCLFNKNLQRAQMLRFKSIKHIIFTQKINKISLSHEDTKRYLLENSSDTLAWGHYKIPQ; translated from the exons atgatttctcatttcataatggactctttgagctgtgatgtctacgatcttgaacttatcagactctgtgaagaaatagaagaaaatgaagatctatgcgaggctgcccgtcttgtgagccaacttcatcgagaggc atcttctcaaataggacggggagtaaaaaggacagctgcagttttggagactgaagaattcttgttgaagaaaaaccgtccagcagctgctgaacctgtcacatcaacatcacccgaaccagttcccgatgtcattgtgagtacaaataataatcatgaaattgaatgttctgtgtgtaataagtttgtctctaaaagatattttaaaaatcatttaaatagtaatcttcacaaaaataatgttttaagggctgacattgaatgggttaatgttcagttaattgaaaatgcttttaagaatagggtggccacttacagaatactattaaatgaaaatgttcaccaaccatttactcccgaatctattttactaggaaataaagataaaatctttgcattattggatcgttccctcactgatcaccatgctttaaaagtaaactttattttaaatgcggattttactcaagagagcaaacaagtaaataatacatttgatttccaattatgtaacaatgtagttgatgttagcagcgacaaagatgagattttcgagtcagttgttaaagatatattaacaaaattatttaactttgagagaaaagatagtggatggagtttagtaaaatttaactatctagatgtcaatgtaaacaaatttaatccattgcgtggttcttcctatatcgaattaccacgtgatattcagaacagaaaagcagttattaatgtaaaaaatagtgatcatgaatgttttagatgggctgtattgtcaggcttgtatccacctacaagtcatcgttcaaatactacgaaatcgtatatagcgcataaaaataaattaaattttggaaatttaactttcccacttaaagttggagatattcagaaatttgaaaaaatgaatgatataagtataaacgtttttggtcttgaatacaattcgaaaagtaaaatacatgatgtagtaggcccattacacttaacaaagtgcaaaaaagctacccacttgaacttattgtacatatccaaagacagtaaggggcattattgctatatcaaaaatttatctaggttagtatccaaacaattatcaaatacacagcatgccgcacatatttgtgatggttgtttgtcgaactttacaactcgtgacaatttaatgaatcatcaaagaaacgattgtttccatgtttgtacacatttaccttcagaacaggataaaaagaaaaactggttcaatgaaaacgtttcctccaatatacttactttcgataattatgaacgtaaattaagggtaccttttgttatttatgctgatttcgaggcctttctaaacccgattcaaacaggtaaaattaatcctactacatcctcaacaacaaatatacaaaaacatgaggtatatagttttggatactatattaaatgttcttataatgataaattgtcagtgtacagaacatataaaggcaaaaattgcacccaggaatttatgaagtatatggaacaagacttaaaggccatttgtaggagaaatacttttgtaaaaactccattgcctttatctaatgcaaataatgtgcatatttctcagagtagtacatgttatatttgtgataaaaatttaaacgaggattcagtcatttcctataattaccatactggtctttatgaaggagtggcacataaattttgttctgaaaaatacagggcacctaattttgtacctgtatttttccataatttgtgtaactatgatagtcattttatagtgcatgggcttggtttgatggaaggcgacattgaactgattccagagaacaaagagaaatacatttcattttctaagaacttgcaaataaataatcgcacagttaaattgagatttgttgattcacttaaatttatgtccagtagtcttgacaaattggcaaaaaacttgttgcctgaacaatttcatgaattaaaattgaatttttcatgcgaggaggattttaaacgcttattacgaaagggtgtatatccctatgaacacatgtcatcatacgattctttaaacttaacagctcttccctctaaagatgatttctttagttccttgtctgatagtcacatctcagaggaggattatgatcacgcaaaagatgtttggtctcattttcaatgcaaaaatatgggtgattattctgatttatatttaaaaactgatgttttattactaactgatatatttgaaaattttagaaacctttgtcttaagacgtatggattagaccccgctcattattatactgctccgggattaagttgggatgcaatgttaagaactacaaaaataaaactagaactcctaactgatatcgataaaatagcttttatagcgaaaaatattcgaggtggcatatcacaatgtagtaatagatatgcgaaggctaataatatttttttgtcagattataatcaaaatatcccatcgtcatttcttatgtactttgatgcaaataacctttacgggtgggctatgtctcaatgtcttcctaccggtaaatttgaatgggtaaatacagatactgactttaatatatctgatgacgctgatcatggtttaattttagaagttgatctcgaataccctaacgagttgcatgactctcattcagatttgccattctgtcctgaaaacgtttgtttgggtaattccaaagaaaaaaaattaattcctaatttaaataaaaaaacgaattatgtcattcactatagaaatctaaaacagtgtttaaaaaatggtttgaaattgagtaaaatccatcgcattcttaaatttcagcagtctatgtggttaaaaagttacatagatttgaacacccacatgcgatcacaggcatcatccgattttgaaaaagatttctttaaactaatgaataattcagtgttcggtaagaccatggaaaatgttgcaaaacgtgtaaatgtcaaattattaaataactgggaaaatcgaggaaaaacgcagggggttcaatctttgatagcgaaacccgagttccatagtttatccatattctctgagaatttagtggccgttcagttgaataaaactagaatattttataataaaccgatttatttgggattttgcgtattagatatatcaaaaactttgatgtatgactttcactacagctacatgaaaaccaaatatccagacaatcttaagcttctttatacagatactgatagcttagtatatcaaattttcacggaaaattattacgcagatataaaatcagaccttaatttatattttgatacatctgactatcctcctaacaataaatatgatttgccgttaattaataaaaagcgattagggtttttcaaagatgaaaataatggtagaattttaaaagaattcgtaggtctgagatctaaaatgtataccttagatgttgaaaaatatgacgagaatgatgagaaaactgaaaaatacggtgttttatcaaaagccaaaggagtcaataaatgtgttacaaaaaaatttactcttgacaattacaaaacgtgtttatttaataaaaatttgcaacgcgctcaaatgctaagatttaagtctataaaacatataatattcactcaaaaaataaataaaatatcattatcgcatgaagatacaaaacgatacttattagaaaactcttctgacactcttgcgtggggtcattataaaataccgcaataa